The Rhododendron vialii isolate Sample 1 chromosome 6a, ASM3025357v1 genome includes a window with the following:
- the LOC131329003 gene encoding uncharacterized protein LOC131329003 isoform X1 produces MASTSNIGIDERDRELYKALIDEDKERVLKLCKQFEEGPFHVVTIHNDTVLHVATYSKQAHLVLQLLETVSDDQLDKLTFQNKIGNTILHEASTSDGLVEAAKKMLIKAPGLLYKRNQYDVTPLYRSVCYGKIEMFKFLHNEIQKRKHIIGGDVEADSEDHFQQKNKTTILHTAVVIESFDLALLIAKKYEYLINKKDKDEMTALQLLACNSSAFESKGGGWAKRLICSKVAGYWGVPLRQEKWKQNQRYESALTLAKFLIKKDTSWIATKAVEDWNQTKYHTYGGVDPSSFSPEQKIKNNQKQATTPLFLATKFGCVEIVKEILSEYPWAVEYIDHDGCTILHRAIKYREMQILEIVAQMGVPMRRLVRKVDRYNNTILHMDGEKTDDPVVPVVQSPAFQLQDNLLLFERVREICPDYLLNTINMDKKTAQQLFDAENQDLREKAKEWLKRTAENSSLVAILIATVAFAAAYTIPGGPNQSTGLPILLNQPFFVVFTMTDVLSLTFALTSVIIFLRILTSPFRLNDFKQSLPQILMLGLTFPILSVSMMMFAFAATVILMIRHRGQWTKVALYTASFLPVTIFALSYLPLYLSLMKTVNYSLKKVVMIFPRCTGASVLSCAKSFLPKRSRPNQIETPLSTCPPKSQACPNLVEIV; encoded by the exons ATGGCTTCCACATCCAACATTGGAATAGATGAGCGAGATAGGGAACTATACAAAGCACTAATTGATGAAGACAAGGAAAGGGTGCTTAAACTTTGCAAGCAATTTGAAGAAGGTCCATTTCATGTGGTAACCATACACAACGACACTGTCCTCCACGTGGCCACATACTCTAAGCAAGCTCACTTAGTTCTTCAATTGCTTGAAACGGTTTCCGatgatcaacttgacaagttgacctttcaaaacaaaattgggAACACCATCCTTCACGAGGCTTCCACTTCAGACGGTTTAGTCGAGGCTGCCAAGAAAATGCTAATCAAGGCACCCGGTTTGTTGTATAAGCGCAACCAATATGATGTAACGCCACTTTATCGATCTGTTTGCTATGGCAAGATTGAGATGTTCAAGTTTCTGCATAACGAAATTCAAAAACGAAAGCACATAATTGGGGGGGATGTAGAAGCGGATAGCGAGGACCACTTTCAGCAGAAGAATAAGACCACTATACTTCACACCGCTGTTGTCATAGAGAGTTTTG ATCTAGCCCTTTTGATTGCAAAGAAGTATGAATACCTAATcaataaaaaagacaaagatGAGATGACTGCTCTTCAACTTCTTGCATGCAATTCATCGGCTTTCGAAAGCAAGGGTGGAGGATGGGCTAAGCGTCTCATCTGCTCTA AAGTTGCAGGCTACTGGGGAGTGCCTTTGAGGCAAGAAAAATGGAAGCAGAACCAAAGATACGAATCGGCCTTGACGCTTGCCAAGTTCTTAATAAAGAAAGATACATCATGGATAGCTACCAAAGCCGTGGAAGATTGGAATCAGACTAAGTACCACACATATGGAGGAGTTGATCCCTCCTCCTTCTCCCCTGAGCAGAAGATAAAGAACAATCAGAAACAAGCAACAACACCATTGTTTTTGGCGACTAAGTTTGGTTGTGTGGAGATTGTTAAAGAAATACTCTCAGAGTACCCCTGGGCAGTTGAATACATTGATCACGATGGGTGTACTATTCTTCATAGAGCAATAAAGTACCGTGAAATGCAAATATTAGAAATTGTGGCGCAAATGGGGGTTCCGATGCGGAGGCTGGTGCGAAAGGTTGACCGATATAACAACACCATTCTACATATGGATGGAGAAAAAACAGATGATCCTGTGGTTCCTGTGGTGCAAAGTCCTGCTTTCCAATTGCAAGACAACTTGCTCTTGTTTGAG CGTGTGAGGGAAATATGCCCTGACTATTTACTAAACACAATCAACATGGACAAGAAGACTGCTCAACAGCTATTTGATGCGGAAAATCAAGATCTTCGTGAAAAGGCCAAAGAATGGCTTAAGCGTACGGCAGAAAACAGCTCCCTTGTCGCCATTCTCATTGCCACTGTGGCCTTTGCCGCAGCCTACACAATACCGGGAGGGCCCAACCAAAGCACTGGTCTCCCAATCCTCCTCAACCaacctttctttgttgtttttacCATGACCGATGTCCTTTCCCTAACATTTGCTTTGACATCAGTGATCATATTCCTTCGAATCCTCACATCCCCGTTTCGCTTAAATGACTTCAAGCAGTCTCTTCCACAAATCCTTATGCTAGGTTTAACTTTTCCGATCTTATCGGTATCTATGATGATGTTTGCGTTTGCCGCAACTGTAATCCTTATGATACGTCACAGGGGACAGTGGACAAAAGTTGCCTTGTACACTGCGTCATTCCTCCCAGTCACCATCTTCGCACTGTCGTACTTGCCTCTTTATTTGTCCCTCATGAAAACCGTCAATTACTCACTCAAGAAAGTGGTCATGATCTTTCCCCGTTGCACTGGTGCTTCTGTTCTATCTTGTGCCAAATCATTCTTACCCAAGAGGTCCAGGCCAAATCAAATTGAAACTCCTCTTTCCACTTGCCCTCCCAAATCTCAAGCCTGCCCTAATCTAGTTGAAATTGTCTAG
- the LOC131329003 gene encoding uncharacterized protein LOC131329003 isoform X2 produces MASTSNIGIDERDRELYKALIDEDKERVLKLCKQFEEGPFHVVTIHNDTVLHVATYSKQAHLVLQLLETVSDDQLDKLTFQNKIGNTILHEASTSDGLVEAAKKMLIKAPGLLYKRNQYDVTPLYRSVCYGKIEMFKFLHNEIQKRKHIIGGDVEADSEDHFQQKNKTTILHTAVVIESFDLALLIAKKYEYLINKKDKDEMTALQLLACNSSAFESKGGGWAKRLICSIAGYWGVPLRQEKWKQNQRYESALTLAKFLIKKDTSWIATKAVEDWNQTKYHTYGGVDPSSFSPEQKIKNNQKQATTPLFLATKFGCVEIVKEILSEYPWAVEYIDHDGCTILHRAIKYREMQILEIVAQMGVPMRRLVRKVDRYNNTILHMDGEKTDDPVVPVVQSPAFQLQDNLLLFERVREICPDYLLNTINMDKKTAQQLFDAENQDLREKAKEWLKRTAENSSLVAILIATVAFAAAYTIPGGPNQSTGLPILLNQPFFVVFTMTDVLSLTFALTSVIIFLRILTSPFRLNDFKQSLPQILMLGLTFPILSVSMMMFAFAATVILMIRHRGQWTKVALYTASFLPVTIFALSYLPLYLSLMKTVNYSLKKVVMIFPRCTGASVLSCAKSFLPKRSRPNQIETPLSTCPPKSQACPNLVEIV; encoded by the exons ATGGCTTCCACATCCAACATTGGAATAGATGAGCGAGATAGGGAACTATACAAAGCACTAATTGATGAAGACAAGGAAAGGGTGCTTAAACTTTGCAAGCAATTTGAAGAAGGTCCATTTCATGTGGTAACCATACACAACGACACTGTCCTCCACGTGGCCACATACTCTAAGCAAGCTCACTTAGTTCTTCAATTGCTTGAAACGGTTTCCGatgatcaacttgacaagttgacctttcaaaacaaaattgggAACACCATCCTTCACGAGGCTTCCACTTCAGACGGTTTAGTCGAGGCTGCCAAGAAAATGCTAATCAAGGCACCCGGTTTGTTGTATAAGCGCAACCAATATGATGTAACGCCACTTTATCGATCTGTTTGCTATGGCAAGATTGAGATGTTCAAGTTTCTGCATAACGAAATTCAAAAACGAAAGCACATAATTGGGGGGGATGTAGAAGCGGATAGCGAGGACCACTTTCAGCAGAAGAATAAGACCACTATACTTCACACCGCTGTTGTCATAGAGAGTTTTG ATCTAGCCCTTTTGATTGCAAAGAAGTATGAATACCTAATcaataaaaaagacaaagatGAGATGACTGCTCTTCAACTTCTTGCATGCAATTCATCGGCTTTCGAAAGCAAGGGTGGAGGATGGGCTAAGCGTCTCATCTGCTCTA TTGCAGGCTACTGGGGAGTGCCTTTGAGGCAAGAAAAATGGAAGCAGAACCAAAGATACGAATCGGCCTTGACGCTTGCCAAGTTCTTAATAAAGAAAGATACATCATGGATAGCTACCAAAGCCGTGGAAGATTGGAATCAGACTAAGTACCACACATATGGAGGAGTTGATCCCTCCTCCTTCTCCCCTGAGCAGAAGATAAAGAACAATCAGAAACAAGCAACAACACCATTGTTTTTGGCGACTAAGTTTGGTTGTGTGGAGATTGTTAAAGAAATACTCTCAGAGTACCCCTGGGCAGTTGAATACATTGATCACGATGGGTGTACTATTCTTCATAGAGCAATAAAGTACCGTGAAATGCAAATATTAGAAATTGTGGCGCAAATGGGGGTTCCGATGCGGAGGCTGGTGCGAAAGGTTGACCGATATAACAACACCATTCTACATATGGATGGAGAAAAAACAGATGATCCTGTGGTTCCTGTGGTGCAAAGTCCTGCTTTCCAATTGCAAGACAACTTGCTCTTGTTTGAG CGTGTGAGGGAAATATGCCCTGACTATTTACTAAACACAATCAACATGGACAAGAAGACTGCTCAACAGCTATTTGATGCGGAAAATCAAGATCTTCGTGAAAAGGCCAAAGAATGGCTTAAGCGTACGGCAGAAAACAGCTCCCTTGTCGCCATTCTCATTGCCACTGTGGCCTTTGCCGCAGCCTACACAATACCGGGAGGGCCCAACCAAAGCACTGGTCTCCCAATCCTCCTCAACCaacctttctttgttgtttttacCATGACCGATGTCCTTTCCCTAACATTTGCTTTGACATCAGTGATCATATTCCTTCGAATCCTCACATCCCCGTTTCGCTTAAATGACTTCAAGCAGTCTCTTCCACAAATCCTTATGCTAGGTTTAACTTTTCCGATCTTATCGGTATCTATGATGATGTTTGCGTTTGCCGCAACTGTAATCCTTATGATACGTCACAGGGGACAGTGGACAAAAGTTGCCTTGTACACTGCGTCATTCCTCCCAGTCACCATCTTCGCACTGTCGTACTTGCCTCTTTATTTGTCCCTCATGAAAACCGTCAATTACTCACTCAAGAAAGTGGTCATGATCTTTCCCCGTTGCACTGGTGCTTCTGTTCTATCTTGTGCCAAATCATTCTTACCCAAGAGGTCCAGGCCAAATCAAATTGAAACTCCTCTTTCCACTTGCCCTCCCAAATCTCAAGCCTGCCCTAATCTAGTTGAAATTGTCTAG
- the LOC131329003 gene encoding uncharacterized protein LOC131329003 isoform X3, giving the protein MASTSNIGIDERDRELYKALIDEDKERVLKLCKQFEEGPFHVVTIHNDTVLHVATYSKQAHLVLQLLETVSDDQLDKLTFQNKIGNTILHEASTSDGLVEAAKKMLIKAPGLLYKRNQYDVTPLYRSVCYGKIEMFKFLHNEIQKRKHIIGGDVEADSEDHFQQKNKTTILHTAVVIESFDLALLIAKKYEYLINKKDKDEMTALQLLACNSSAFESKGGGWAKRLICSSYWGVPLRQEKWKQNQRYESALTLAKFLIKKDTSWIATKAVEDWNQTKYHTYGGVDPSSFSPEQKIKNNQKQATTPLFLATKFGCVEIVKEILSEYPWAVEYIDHDGCTILHRAIKYREMQILEIVAQMGVPMRRLVRKVDRYNNTILHMDGEKTDDPVVPVVQSPAFQLQDNLLLFERVREICPDYLLNTINMDKKTAQQLFDAENQDLREKAKEWLKRTAENSSLVAILIATVAFAAAYTIPGGPNQSTGLPILLNQPFFVVFTMTDVLSLTFALTSVIIFLRILTSPFRLNDFKQSLPQILMLGLTFPILSVSMMMFAFAATVILMIRHRGQWTKVALYTASFLPVTIFALSYLPLYLSLMKTVNYSLKKVVMIFPRCTGASVLSCAKSFLPKRSRPNQIETPLSTCPPKSQACPNLVEIV; this is encoded by the exons ATGGCTTCCACATCCAACATTGGAATAGATGAGCGAGATAGGGAACTATACAAAGCACTAATTGATGAAGACAAGGAAAGGGTGCTTAAACTTTGCAAGCAATTTGAAGAAGGTCCATTTCATGTGGTAACCATACACAACGACACTGTCCTCCACGTGGCCACATACTCTAAGCAAGCTCACTTAGTTCTTCAATTGCTTGAAACGGTTTCCGatgatcaacttgacaagttgacctttcaaaacaaaattgggAACACCATCCTTCACGAGGCTTCCACTTCAGACGGTTTAGTCGAGGCTGCCAAGAAAATGCTAATCAAGGCACCCGGTTTGTTGTATAAGCGCAACCAATATGATGTAACGCCACTTTATCGATCTGTTTGCTATGGCAAGATTGAGATGTTCAAGTTTCTGCATAACGAAATTCAAAAACGAAAGCACATAATTGGGGGGGATGTAGAAGCGGATAGCGAGGACCACTTTCAGCAGAAGAATAAGACCACTATACTTCACACCGCTGTTGTCATAGAGAGTTTTG ATCTAGCCCTTTTGATTGCAAAGAAGTATGAATACCTAATcaataaaaaagacaaagatGAGATGACTGCTCTTCAACTTCTTGCATGCAATTCATCGGCTTTCGAAAGCAAGGGTGGAGGATGGGCTAAGCGTCTCATCTGCTCTA GCTACTGGGGAGTGCCTTTGAGGCAAGAAAAATGGAAGCAGAACCAAAGATACGAATCGGCCTTGACGCTTGCCAAGTTCTTAATAAAGAAAGATACATCATGGATAGCTACCAAAGCCGTGGAAGATTGGAATCAGACTAAGTACCACACATATGGAGGAGTTGATCCCTCCTCCTTCTCCCCTGAGCAGAAGATAAAGAACAATCAGAAACAAGCAACAACACCATTGTTTTTGGCGACTAAGTTTGGTTGTGTGGAGATTGTTAAAGAAATACTCTCAGAGTACCCCTGGGCAGTTGAATACATTGATCACGATGGGTGTACTATTCTTCATAGAGCAATAAAGTACCGTGAAATGCAAATATTAGAAATTGTGGCGCAAATGGGGGTTCCGATGCGGAGGCTGGTGCGAAAGGTTGACCGATATAACAACACCATTCTACATATGGATGGAGAAAAAACAGATGATCCTGTGGTTCCTGTGGTGCAAAGTCCTGCTTTCCAATTGCAAGACAACTTGCTCTTGTTTGAG CGTGTGAGGGAAATATGCCCTGACTATTTACTAAACACAATCAACATGGACAAGAAGACTGCTCAACAGCTATTTGATGCGGAAAATCAAGATCTTCGTGAAAAGGCCAAAGAATGGCTTAAGCGTACGGCAGAAAACAGCTCCCTTGTCGCCATTCTCATTGCCACTGTGGCCTTTGCCGCAGCCTACACAATACCGGGAGGGCCCAACCAAAGCACTGGTCTCCCAATCCTCCTCAACCaacctttctttgttgtttttacCATGACCGATGTCCTTTCCCTAACATTTGCTTTGACATCAGTGATCATATTCCTTCGAATCCTCACATCCCCGTTTCGCTTAAATGACTTCAAGCAGTCTCTTCCACAAATCCTTATGCTAGGTTTAACTTTTCCGATCTTATCGGTATCTATGATGATGTTTGCGTTTGCCGCAACTGTAATCCTTATGATACGTCACAGGGGACAGTGGACAAAAGTTGCCTTGTACACTGCGTCATTCCTCCCAGTCACCATCTTCGCACTGTCGTACTTGCCTCTTTATTTGTCCCTCATGAAAACCGTCAATTACTCACTCAAGAAAGTGGTCATGATCTTTCCCCGTTGCACTGGTGCTTCTGTTCTATCTTGTGCCAAATCATTCTTACCCAAGAGGTCCAGGCCAAATCAAATTGAAACTCCTCTTTCCACTTGCCCTCCCAAATCTCAAGCCTGCCCTAATCTAGTTGAAATTGTCTAG
- the LOC131329004 gene encoding uncharacterized protein LOC131329004 encodes MDDVARLLCLFLCGTLFFSTSGTTINWVYVRYMEDLNTIKQFDWAEAICKYLLKSTHVEHKDPKEVKGSSILLLYWLCEHSNILNQESPDSIPRLLKWNIAKLRKKLKDVRQLQQLPDEKVKDGTLEQTTEEKVDYEFEQHEVQQDQVQLVAGEKDDVNQHEVKNDEFVEAQFEVQQDEGEKVEVAEDENVPDSCGLDDFDTPTDMFQSPLCSGEIDESQAVSFRRDEVTSPKYNSDSTLEPNILSRKSLLQEEDECLNKLVDNILDDSKKYAAAMVDELIEERHSISDNLTDKIEYLEKQMEIEKQSNKDALAMIDELRKEKDSITNDMSTKIECLENEKKQMEIEKESICEPLNDEIAKLKKLVESQDKQIIMLKDVMSKGPLTSMHELKNQKQSLEKDLIEKVESLEKEKKQLELQKLKMQEDNYIVLQSKDQQITELARALARKIEETGEEMKNQIQSLDKQNKKLCLAKDRYIQTLLNKASVLEKQKAKQQDVNNVLQMQIDEFKIHEVTQRYADETEGAVHQVTQNATLEKIRRLEREKEELELELLDIRVHEERQKRKAEKSLSSPNSNIIALKARERKKNTDADFVYEEVKKKTKIGKELFIDVDNFVESQEDEREKKKLRKLKANAEVPKLLSRESWMAIETLWNTAGISTVVWSSKDELMHVTAHDIQTLLFESALSTRSVDAYMNILMQQHVDQQPTFILETQPAKSFVFPSFFVSILNDKQPIKVKKILDTTMPKAVYATFLLFPIIHQFHWTLLVLHKDEGKWIFYNSLFKGHRKDFYCETTNNLRKLIAYYINSYSKSSVGKGIGDTVHIEQFSPQQPDGFVECGVVVIFLMKQYLMNQERSKAISIEECRKTRAEMITAFLSDQSKSSTSKVPQPVQNLKQIAESSKALKPQFKHYQLRVKQGPKIK; translated from the exons ATGGATGATGTCGCGAGATTGTTGTGTTTGTTCCTTTGTGGGACGTTGTTCTTCTCTACAAGCGGAACCACAATCAATTGGGTTTATGTTCGCTATATGGAAGACTTGAATACGATTAAACAATTTGATTGGGCAGAAGCTATCTGTAAGTACTTGTTGAAATCTACTCACGTGGAGCATAAAGATCCCAAAGAAGTCAAAGGTTCTTCAATTCTATTACTG TATTGGCTTTGTGAGCATAGCAACATCCTGAATCAAGAGAGCCCAGATTCTATTCCAAGGTTGCTCAAGTGGAACATTGCAAAGCTGCGGAAAAAGCTCAAAGACGTGAGACAGTTGCAGCAACTCCCGGATGAGAAG GTAAAAGATGGGACACTTGAACAAACCACTGAAGAAAAAGTTGATTATGAATTTGAGCAACATGAGGTTCAGCAAGATCAGGTTCAGCTAGTTGCTGGGGAGAAAGATGATGTCAACCAACATGAGGTGAAGAATGATGAATTTGTTGAAGCTCAATTTGAAGTTCAGCAAGATGAGGGGGAGAAAGTTGAAGTTGCTGAAGATGAGAACGTGCCTGATAGTTGTGGGTTGGATGATTTCGATACTCCCACTGATATGTTTCAGTCTCCATTGTGCTCGGGCGAAATAGATGAATCACAGGCTGTTAGTTTCAGACGTGATGAAGTGACCTCTCCCAAATATAATTCGGATTCAACTCTTGAACCTAATATATTGAGTAGAAAATCACTATtgcaagaagaagatgaatgcTTGAATAAACTTGTGGATAACATATTAGATGATTCAAAGAAGTATGCAGCTGCAATGGTTGATGAATTGATAGAAGAAAGACACTCAATTAGTGACAATCTCACTGACAAGATTGAATATTTGGAGAAGCAGATGGAGATTGAGAAACAATCAAACAAGGATGCACTTGCCATGATTGACGAATTGAGGAAGGAAAAAGACTCAATTACGAATGACATGTCCACGAAGATTGAATGTTTGGAGAATGAAAAAAAGCAGATGGAGATTGAGAAAGAATCGATTTGCGAGCCTCTCAATGACGAGATTGCAAAATTGAAGAAACTGGTGgaaagtcaagataaacagaTTATAATGTTGAAAGATGTTATGAGCAAAGGCCCACTCACATCGATGCATGAACTCAAGAACCAAAAACAATCGTTGGAGAAGGATCTGATTGAGAAGGTTGAAAGTctggagaaggaaaagaagcaATTGGagcttcaaaaattgaaaatgcaagaagaCAATTACATTGTGCTACAATCTAAAGATCAGCAAATTACAGAATTGGCAAGAGCATTGGcaagaaaaattgaagaaacagGAGAGGAAATGAAGAATCAAATCCAAAGTCTtgacaaacaaaataagaagCTGTGTTTGGCAAAGGACAGATACATACAGACACTTTTGAACAAAGCCAGTGTCCTCGAGAAGCAAAAGGCTAAACAACAAGACGTCAATAACGTATTACAAATGCAAATTGACGAGTTCAAAATTCATGAGGTTACACAACGCTATGCTGATGAGACCGAGGGCGCAGTGCATCAAGTAACACAAAATGCAACTCTTGAGAAGATCCGAAGACTTGAACGTGAAAAGGAGGAGCTTGAATTGGAACTCTTAGATATTAGAGTGCATGAAGAGAGACAGAAACGCAAGGCAGAAAAATCTTTGAGCTCTCCAAATTCCAACATAATAGCACTCAAggcaagagaaagaaagaagaacacAGATGCGGACTTTGTCTATGAAGAagtaaagaagaagacaaagatTGGAAAAGAACTTTTCATAGATGTAGATAACTTCGTCGAGTCTCAAGAGGacgaaagagaaaaaaagaaactgagAAAGTTGAAGGCAAATGCTGAGGTACCAAAGCTTTTAAGTCGTGAAAGTTGGATGGCGATTGAAACACTTTGGAATACAGCAGGCAtcag taCTGTAGTATGGTCTTCGAAAGATGAACTAATGCATGTCACTGCTCATGACATACAGACATTGTTGTTTGAATCAGCATTATCAACCCGG TCTGTTGATGCTTACATGAATATCCTTATGCAACAACACGTAGACCAACAACCGACGTTCATATTGGAAACGCAACCAGCCAAGTCTTTTGTGTTTCCCAGCTTTTTTGTG TCAATCCTCAATGACAAACAACCAATCAAAGTGAAGAAGATTCTCGATACGACGATGCCAAAGGCCGTATATGCAACTTTCCTGCTTTTCCCCATAATTCATCAATTCCATTGGACATTGCTAGTGCTTCATAAAGATGAGGGAAAGTGGATATTCTataattctttgtttaaaggGCATCGAAAAGATTTTTACTGTGAGACAACAAATAATTTG AGAAAACTTATTGCATACTATATTAATAGTTATTCCAAATCAAGTGTTGGTAAAGGTATTGGTGACACAGTCCACATTGAGCAGTTTTCTCCTCAACAACCGGATGGATT TGTTGAGTGTGGGGTCGTCGTTATCTTCTTGATGAAGCAATATCTGATGAACCAAGAACGGAGCAAAGCAATAAGTATTGAGGAATGTAGGAAAACAAGAGCCGAGATGATAACTGCTTTTTTGAGTGACCAAAGCAAGTCGAGCACTTCAAAGGTTCCACAACCAGTACAAAACCTCAAGCAAATTGCAGAATCTTCAAAGGCTCTGAAACCACAGTTCAAGCATTATCAACTTAGGGTGAAACAAGGCCCTAAAATCAAATAG